A window of Cohnella herbarum contains these coding sequences:
- a CDS encoding YfhD family protein, which produces MNNDQNDISIAFGEDVEFSEELADQEDKEAQERAAAADQRINAADEGE; this is translated from the coding sequence TTGAATAACGATCAAAACGATATCTCGATTGCTTTCGGCGAAGACGTGGAATTTTCCGAGGAGCTTGCGGATCAAGAGGATAAGGAAGCTCAAGAACGGGCGGCTGCTGCCGATCAGCGGATTAACGCCGCCGATGAAGGAGAATGA
- the prmA gene encoding 50S ribosomal protein L11 methyltransferase, with amino-acid sequence MRWHEITVLATESSQEMVTHYLTELGAGGVSVEEAWSADKPRDTTYGELYDTPLNNIRPGYAEFKAYFSEDTKMEPIAVELKTLLEGLPEFGYDAGEFTITVGDVHEDDWADAWKQYFKPIAITERLTIKPTWEEYTPQGDELIIEIDPGMAFGTGAHATTALCLKALDSAIKGGEQIIDVGTGSGVLAIGAMKLGASKVLALDLDPVAVKCAQENIELNGYEKEVEVRLSDLLGVLHESENIGNDSSANVSNGITTATVGVTPPVDLVVANILAEIILLFIGDVMEVLKPGGIYITSGIYKNKEMIVEAGLLAAGFEIIDVLRQEEWIAFVAGKPKGES; translated from the coding sequence TTGCGCTGGCATGAAATTACCGTCCTGGCGACGGAATCGTCTCAGGAAATGGTTACGCATTATTTAACGGAGCTTGGAGCGGGGGGAGTTTCGGTAGAGGAAGCCTGGTCGGCGGATAAACCGAGAGACACGACCTACGGAGAATTGTATGATACTCCTCTGAACAACATCAGACCCGGCTATGCCGAGTTTAAAGCTTATTTCTCGGAAGATACGAAAATGGAACCGATCGCCGTCGAGCTGAAGACTTTGCTTGAAGGGCTGCCGGAGTTCGGTTACGATGCGGGAGAGTTTACGATTACGGTCGGCGACGTACACGAGGACGATTGGGCGGACGCATGGAAACAATATTTCAAGCCGATCGCGATTACGGAGCGTTTAACGATTAAGCCGACTTGGGAGGAATACACTCCGCAAGGAGACGAGCTTATTATTGAAATCGATCCGGGTATGGCATTCGGGACGGGGGCGCATGCAACGACCGCCCTTTGTTTGAAAGCGTTGGATAGCGCGATAAAAGGCGGAGAGCAGATCATCGACGTCGGCACCGGTTCGGGCGTACTAGCGATCGGAGCTATGAAGCTGGGAGCATCGAAAGTGCTCGCTTTGGATTTGGATCCCGTAGCGGTGAAGTGCGCGCAAGAGAACATCGAGTTAAACGGCTACGAGAAAGAGGTAGAAGTCCGGCTCAGCGATTTGCTTGGCGTGCTGCACGAGAGCGAAAATATCGGCAATGACTCATCCGCGAACGTTTCCAATGGGATCACAACGGCCACGGTCGGCGTTACGCCTCCTGTCGATCTTGTCGTCGCCAATATTTTAGCAGAGATTATTTTGCTGTTCATCGGCGATGTCATGGAAGTACTTAAGCCCGGCGGAATCTATATTACTTCGGGAATTTATAAAAACAAAGAAATGATCGTCGAAGCGGGATTGCTCGCTGCCGGATTCGAGATCATCGACGTATTGAGACAAGAGGAATGGATCGCGTTCGTCGCTGGAAAACCTAAGGGGGAAAGCTAG
- a CDS encoding site-2 protease family protein, whose amino-acid sequence MDNFFWFPIAHLPVIILIMLIAFSVHEFAHAWTAWKFGDDTAYREGRVTLNPIAHLDWIGMLFLVLAGFGWAKPVPVRRSRFKNPRLMSIIVTAAGPISNLLLAFLFLFLIYLLNALNVFDHVSMDFWNNLWTFIEYWMSINLALFIFNLIPVPPLDGYRIVEEFLPLRTRIKIQEMGQWITFIFLLIIFIPPLRNSTIAPLLSLREPIWRGMDRILNLIF is encoded by the coding sequence GTGGATAACTTTTTCTGGTTTCCGATTGCGCATCTGCCCGTTATCATTCTCATTATGCTTATCGCCTTTAGCGTCCATGAGTTTGCGCATGCTTGGACCGCATGGAAGTTCGGAGACGACACGGCGTATCGCGAAGGCCGGGTAACCTTGAATCCGATAGCCCATTTGGACTGGATCGGGATGTTATTCTTAGTGTTAGCGGGGTTCGGTTGGGCGAAGCCGGTACCGGTAAGACGCAGCAGATTCAAGAATCCTAGATTGATGAGCATCATCGTAACGGCAGCCGGACCGATCAGTAATTTGCTTTTGGCTTTTCTGTTTCTGTTTCTCATTTATTTATTGAACGCTTTGAACGTTTTTGATCATGTCTCGATGGATTTCTGGAATAATCTTTGGACTTTCATCGAATATTGGATGTCTATCAACCTTGCGTTGTTCATCTTCAACTTGATCCCCGTACCCCCTTTGGATGGCTACCGGATCGTGGAAGAGTTTTTGCCGCTCAGAACGAGAATCAAAATTCAGGAAATGGGCCAATGGATCACGTTCATTTTCCTTTTGATTATCTTTATTCCTCCGCTTCGGAATTCGACGATCGCACCGTTGCTGAGCTTGCGAGAACCGATTTGGAGAGGGATGGACCGAATCCTGAACCTCATTTTCTAG